One window of Novosphingobium sp. P6W genomic DNA carries:
- a CDS encoding response regulator has protein sequence MQVTSHRAGSPSKRGLDPRSAFGLLVAVLFFLVSGTVAYFNVRVLRDDAQKIAHSHEVIVAVNALMSSLQDAETGQRGYLLTGKDSYLAPYSRAVADVDQRFEAIATLTRDNSQQQARLEPLRRHIDGKLAELKETVEVRKNVGIGAALAIVETDRGKIEMDEVRAQLETMHQEEARLRLGRQAEMAQAYRSAWVSGVLSCALGIVLTLAIGLLIRRAALAADRQQWLQAGQVDLGAVMLGDQNSEQLGDSVLAFLVRFTGAQAGALFAAEGGHYRRVASYGVPADAKLVERFSLRQGLLGQVAADGEPVLLADIPDGYLTIGSTFGSDKPRHLLIAPVFADKTVQGVIELGFLQPVDDQILAFLSEISGAVGVGLRSARYRAQLQHHTEELQVQSEELRVSNEELEEQGRALKESAANLEQQQVELEQTNSQLEEQAQLLESQRDDLARSNSAVELKARELEQASRYKSDFLANMSHELRTPLNSLLILSKLLGDNRGENLTGEQVQYARTIESAGNDLLALINDILDLSKIEAGHLQIRPESVLVERLAGDLRQVFQPIAMNRKLAFEIAVAPGAASMIETDRQRIEQILKNLLSNAFKFTEAGSVRLEVEPDGDERILISVVDTGIGIPEEQQQAIFEAFRQADGTVSRKYGGTGLGLSISRELARLLGGSISLTSVAGQGSRFTLSLPVAYDPGEVAARVEPVAASLPAPMAAAAAPVAKARPAPLQRQVEDDRDGLTSTQRVLLVVEDDASFAGIVRDISREMGFQCLVTGTAEEALHLARTFKPHAVVLDVGLPDQSGLALLDRLKRDVDTRHIPVHVVSGSDHTQTALSLGAIGYLIKPVKREELASVLDALAAKLTSDARRVLIVEDDDVQRDAVGRLLATGEVETVGVATAAECLEALKTQTFDCMVLDLNLPDASGFSLLETLSKENAYSFPPVIVYTGHDLTAEDEQRLRRYSDSIIIKGARSPERLLDEVSLFLHQVVTELPPEQQTMIRAARNRDAILEGRRILVVEDDVRNVFSLTNILEPQGAVVEIARNGQEALDALESASGDEARRIDLVLMDVMMPVMDGLTATRAIRQDPRWTRLPVIALTAKAMPDDQERCIEAGANDYMAKPLDVDKLLSLVRVWMPR, from the coding sequence GAAACGCGGCCTCGATCCCCGCTCCGCATTCGGCCTTTTAGTGGCGGTGCTGTTCTTCCTCGTCAGCGGGACGGTTGCGTATTTCAACGTCCGCGTGCTGCGCGATGATGCGCAGAAGATCGCCCATTCGCACGAGGTGATCGTGGCGGTGAACGCGCTGATGTCCTCCTTGCAGGACGCCGAGACCGGCCAGCGCGGTTACCTGCTCACCGGCAAGGACAGCTACCTCGCGCCCTACAGCCGTGCGGTGGCCGACGTCGACCAGCGTTTCGAGGCCATCGCTACCCTGACGCGCGACAATTCGCAGCAGCAGGCCCGGCTTGAGCCCCTGCGCCGCCATATCGACGGCAAGCTGGCGGAGCTGAAGGAAACCGTCGAGGTGCGCAAGAATGTCGGCATCGGTGCCGCGCTTGCCATCGTCGAGACCGATCGCGGCAAGATCGAGATGGACGAAGTGCGCGCGCAGCTCGAAACCATGCATCAGGAAGAAGCGCGGCTGCGGCTCGGCCGGCAGGCCGAGATGGCGCAGGCCTATCGCTCCGCCTGGGTCAGCGGCGTGCTTTCCTGCGCATTGGGTATCGTCCTGACGCTGGCGATCGGCCTGCTGATCCGCCGCGCCGCGCTCGCCGCCGATCGGCAGCAGTGGCTCCAGGCCGGCCAGGTCGATCTTGGCGCCGTCATGCTGGGAGACCAGAACAGCGAGCAGCTGGGCGATAGCGTGCTGGCGTTCCTCGTGCGTTTCACAGGTGCCCAGGCCGGCGCACTCTTCGCCGCCGAGGGCGGGCATTACCGCCGCGTCGCCTCCTACGGCGTACCGGCCGATGCAAAGCTGGTGGAGCGTTTTTCACTGCGTCAGGGCCTGCTGGGCCAGGTCGCGGCGGACGGCGAGCCGGTGCTGCTGGCCGACATTCCCGACGGCTACCTGACCATCGGCTCCACTTTCGGCAGCGACAAGCCGCGCCATCTGCTGATCGCCCCGGTCTTTGCCGACAAGACGGTGCAGGGCGTGATCGAGCTGGGTTTCCTGCAACCCGTCGACGATCAGATCCTGGCGTTCCTGTCCGAGATTTCGGGGGCGGTGGGCGTGGGCCTGCGTTCGGCCCGCTACCGCGCGCAGTTGCAGCACCATACCGAGGAACTGCAGGTCCAGAGCGAGGAACTGCGTGTCTCCAACGAGGAGTTGGAAGAGCAGGGCCGCGCGCTCAAGGAATCGGCCGCGAACCTCGAACAGCAGCAGGTCGAGCTGGAGCAGACCAATTCGCAGCTGGAGGAACAGGCGCAGCTTTTGGAATCGCAACGCGACGATCTGGCCCGCTCCAATTCGGCCGTCGAACTCAAGGCGCGCGAGCTGGAACAGGCCAGCCGCTACAAGTCCGACTTCCTCGCCAACATGAGCCACGAACTGCGCACGCCGCTCAATTCGCTGCTGATCCTCTCCAAGCTGCTCGGCGACAATCGGGGCGAGAACCTGACCGGCGAGCAGGTGCAGTATGCGCGCACCATAGAGTCCGCCGGCAACGATCTTCTGGCGCTCATCAACGATATTCTCGACTTGTCGAAGATCGAGGCGGGCCACCTCCAGATCAGGCCGGAATCGGTGCTGGTCGAACGTCTGGCAGGCGATCTGCGGCAGGTTTTCCAGCCCATCGCCATGAACCGCAAACTGGCCTTCGAGATCGCCGTCGCACCCGGCGCGGCCAGCATGATCGAGACTGATCGCCAGCGTATCGAGCAGATTCTCAAGAACCTGCTGTCGAACGCGTTCAAGTTCACCGAGGCGGGCAGCGTCCGTCTGGAAGTGGAGCCGGACGGCGATGAGCGCATCCTGATTTCCGTCGTCGATACCGGCATCGGCATTCCAGAGGAGCAGCAGCAGGCCATCTTCGAGGCGTTTCGCCAGGCGGACGGAACCGTCAGCCGTAAATATGGCGGCACCGGTCTTGGCCTTTCGATCTCGCGCGAACTGGCGCGTCTGCTGGGTGGTTCGATATCGCTTACCAGCGTGGCCGGGCAAGGCAGCCGCTTCACCCTCTCGTTGCCGGTCGCCTATGACCCCGGCGAAGTGGCGGCGCGCGTGGAGCCTGTGGCCGCAAGCCTGCCCGCACCGATGGCGGCCGCCGCCGCGCCGGTCGCCAAGGCGCGCCCCGCGCCCTTGCAGCGGCAGGTGGAAGACGACCGCGACGGGCTAACCTCTACCCAGCGCGTGCTGCTGGTGGTGGAGGACGATGCTTCCTTCGCCGGCATCGTGCGCGACATATCGCGCGAGATGGGCTTCCAGTGCCTCGTCACCGGGACCGCCGAGGAAGCGCTGCATCTTGCCCGCACCTTCAAGCCGCATGCCGTGGTGCTGGACGTGGGCCTGCCCGACCAGTCCGGCCTTGCCCTGCTCGACCGCCTCAAGCGCGACGTCGATACGCGGCACATTCCGGTCCACGTCGTCTCGGGCAGCGATCACACCCAGACCGCGCTGTCGCTCGGCGCGATCGGCTATCTCATCAAGCCGGTGAAGCGCGAGGAACTGGCCAGTGTGCTGGATGCGCTGGCCGCCAAGCTGACGTCGGACGCGCGGCGTGTGCTGATCGTCGAGGACGACGACGTCCAGCGCGATGCGGTGGGCAGGCTGCTGGCCACCGGCGAGGTCGAGACGGTGGGCGTGGCCACGGCCGCCGAGTGCCTCGAGGCGCTCAAGACGCAGACGTTCGATTGCATGGTGCTCGATCTCAACCTGCCGGATGCCAGCGGCTTCTCGCTGCTGGAGACGCTTTCCAAGGAGAACGCCTATTCGTTCCCGCCGGTGATCGTCTACACCGGCCACGACCTTACCGCCGAGGACGAGCAGCGCCTGCGCCGTTATTCGGATTCGATCATCATCAAGGGCGCACGTTCGCCCGAGCGCCTGCTCGACGAGGTCTCGCTGTTCCTGCACCAGGTCGTCACCGAACTGCCGCCCGAACAGCAGACGATGATCCGCGCCGCGCGCAACCGCGATGCCATCCTGGAAGGTCGCCGCATCCTTGTGGTGGAGGATGACGTGCGCAACGTCTTCTCGCTCACCAACATCCTCGAACCGCAGGGCGCGGTAGTGGAAATCGCGCGCAACGGGCAGGAAGCACTCGACGCGCTAGAAAGCGCATCGGGCGACGAGGCGCGGCGGATCGACCTGGTGCTGATGGACGTGATGATGCCCGTGATGGACGGGCTGACCGCTACCCGCGCGATCCGGCAGGACCCGCGCTGGACCAGGCTGCCGGTCATCGCGCTGACCGCCAAGGCCATGCCCGACGATCAGGAACGCTGCATCGAAGCCGGTGCGAACGACTACATGGCCAAGCCTCTGGACGTGGACAAGCTGCTCTCGCTGGTCCGCGTCTGGATGCCGCGCTAA
- a CDS encoding protein-glutamate O-methyltransferase CheR, with product MEDEKIEDIEIRLLLEALYRRYHYDFRNYAQASIKRRLRQARDRQGVATYSALQDKLLHDPAAAAGVLRFLTVQVSDFFRDPTYFKAIREKVVPHLKTYPSLKVWIAGCSAGEELHSLAILFREEGLEDRTLFYATDINQDALEAASRGIYPLDRMKAFTENYRLSGGKASLSDYYSTGYGGAVFDKSLRERVVLSDHSLVTDAVFSEMQLISCRNVMIYFDRDLQDRAVGLFRDSLGRGGFLGLGSKETLRFSEHVDAFSEFVREEKIYQRRKA from the coding sequence ATGGAAGACGAGAAGATCGAGGACATCGAGATTCGCCTCCTGCTGGAGGCGCTCTATCGGCGTTATCACTACGACTTCCGCAATTACGCGCAGGCTTCGATCAAGCGCCGGCTGCGGCAGGCGCGCGATCGGCAGGGCGTGGCGACATACTCCGCGCTTCAGGACAAGCTGCTCCACGATCCGGCCGCTGCCGCAGGGGTGCTGCGCTTCCTGACCGTGCAGGTCAGCGATTTCTTCCGCGACCCGACGTACTTCAAGGCGATCCGCGAGAAAGTAGTGCCGCATCTCAAGACCTATCCCTCGCTCAAGGTCTGGATCGCGGGGTGCAGCGCGGGCGAGGAACTTCACTCGCTGGCGATCCTTTTCCGCGAGGAAGGTCTTGAGGACCGCACGCTGTTCTATGCCACTGACATCAACCAGGACGCGCTGGAGGCCGCATCGCGCGGCATCTACCCGCTGGACCGGATGAAGGCCTTTACCGAAAACTACCGGCTGTCGGGCGGCAAGGCATCGCTTTCGGACTATTACAGCACCGGCTACGGCGGCGCAGTGTTCGACAAGTCGCTGCGCGAGCGGGTGGTCTTATCCGATCACAGCCTGGTTACCGATGCGGTCTTTTCCGAGATGCAGCTGATCTCGTGCCGCAACGTGATGATCTATTTCGATCGCGATCTTCAGGACCGCGCTGTCGGCCTGTTTCGCGATTCGCTGGGGCGGGGCGGTTTCCTCGGCCTCGGCTCGAAGGAAACCTTGCGCTTTTCCGAGCATGTCGACGCGTTCTCGGAATTCGTGCGTGAGGAAAAGATCTACCAGAGGCGCAAGGCTTGA
- a CDS encoding chemotaxis protein CheB has protein sequence MSERSKSGRGTPDAVVIGASAGAIQALLHILPALPQDYALPVLIVVHVPPGRRSELTALFAAKCRLPVAEGEDKEPILPGTVTFAPPDYHMLVETGGTISLSRDEQVFFSRPSIDVLFESAADAYGPALVGVVLTGANEDGAQGLAAVAQAGGVTLVQDPASAYARAMPEAALKACREARRLSLDGIVAALLAAGTR, from the coding sequence TTGAGCGAACGGAGCAAAAGCGGGCGCGGCACGCCGGATGCAGTCGTGATCGGCGCCTCGGCCGGGGCGATCCAGGCGCTGCTCCACATCCTGCCCGCTTTGCCGCAAGACTATGCGCTGCCGGTGCTGATCGTCGTCCACGTCCCTCCGGGCCGGCGCAGCGAACTGACGGCGCTGTTTGCGGCCAAGTGCCGTCTGCCGGTGGCCGAAGGTGAGGACAAGGAACCTATCCTGCCCGGCACCGTGACATTCGCGCCGCCCGATTATCACATGCTGGTAGAAACTGGCGGGACGATCTCGCTTTCGCGCGATGAGCAGGTTTTCTTCTCGCGCCCTTCCATCGACGTCTTGTTCGAAAGCGCTGCGGACGCCTATGGTCCGGCTCTTGTCGGTGTAGTGCTGACGGGAGCCAATGAGGACGGGGCACAAGGTCTCGCCGCTGTGGCGCAAGCGGGAGGGGTGACGCTCGTGCAGGATCCGGCGAGTGCTTATGCGCGCGCGATGCCCGAGGCGGCGCTGAAAGCCTGCCGCGAGGCGCGCAGGCTGTCGCTCGACGGGATCGTCGCGGCGCTGCTGGCGGCGGGGACGCGGTGA
- a CDS encoding hybrid sensor histidine kinase/response regulator: protein MAANAPVPVLLVDDLSANLLALEGLLQRDDLVLLKAQSGEEALELLLQNDVALALLDVQMPGMDGFELAEIMRGSERTRHVPIIFVTAGSSDSQRQFRGYEAGAVDFIAKPIEPHVLRSKANVFIDLYCQRRQIAAQRDELAVSAAALREADRAKDQFLAVLAHELRNPVAALMSGLDLLNRQRAPEQAEMIRGQMERMLFHLARLVEDLLDVSRISEGKVSLKTGRFALKDVLLSAVEGSRHNIDAAGHGLTMEMPEAPVWLEADYTRLAQVVANLLNNAAKYTPAGGEIRLFASADEAGVEIRVSDNGVGIPADMQARIFEIFTQVENHRAHAQGGLGIGLALVRRLVLLHGGSISVASEGQGKGSTFTVRLPIVHGQVEEIGPVPPVPKG from the coding sequence ATGGCGGCGAACGCACCTGTTCCGGTCCTGCTGGTGGACGACCTTTCCGCCAACCTGCTTGCGCTGGAAGGCCTGCTGCAGCGCGACGACCTTGTCCTGCTAAAGGCGCAGTCGGGCGAGGAAGCGCTGGAACTGCTGCTGCAGAACGACGTCGCGCTGGCGCTGCTGGACGTGCAGATGCCGGGCATGGACGGCTTCGAACTGGCCGAGATCATGCGCGGCTCCGAACGCACGCGGCACGTCCCCATCATCTTCGTGACCGCAGGCAGTTCCGACAGCCAGCGCCAGTTTCGCGGGTACGAGGCAGGGGCGGTGGATTTCATCGCCAAGCCGATCGAACCGCATGTGCTGCGCAGCAAGGCGAACGTATTCATCGACCTTTATTGCCAGCGCCGTCAGATCGCCGCCCAGCGTGACGAACTGGCGGTTTCGGCGGCGGCGCTGCGCGAGGCGGACCGCGCCAAGGACCAGTTCCTTGCGGTCCTGGCCCACGAACTGCGCAATCCCGTTGCCGCGCTGATGAGCGGGCTGGACCTGCTGAACCGCCAGCGCGCGCCCGAACAGGCCGAAATGATACGCGGCCAGATGGAGCGTATGCTGTTTCACCTCGCCCGTCTGGTCGAGGATCTGCTCGATGTGTCGCGGATCAGCGAAGGCAAGGTTTCGCTGAAGACCGGGCGGTTCGCGCTGAAGGATGTCCTGCTCTCGGCGGTTGAGGGCAGCAGGCACAACATCGACGCTGCCGGGCATGGCCTGACGATGGAAATGCCCGAGGCGCCGGTATGGCTTGAGGCCGATTATACCCGGCTGGCGCAGGTCGTCGCCAACCTGCTGAACAACGCCGCCAAGTATACGCCCGCAGGCGGGGAGATCCGTCTGTTCGCATCGGCGGACGAGGCCGGGGTGGAAATCCGCGTCTCGGACAACGGCGTGGGCATCCCGGCAGACATGCAGGCGCGCATCTTCGAGATATTCACTCAGGTCGAAAACCACCGCGCCCATGCCCAGGGCGGCCTTGGCATCGGCCTTGCGCTGGTGCGGCGGCTGGTCTTGCTGCACGGCGGCAGCATCTCTGTCGCCAGCGAGGGGCAGGGCAAGGGCAGCACGTTCACGGTGCGGCTGCCGATCGTCCACGGGCAGGTCGAGGAAATCGGGCCGGTGCCTCCGGTGCCCAAGGGATAG
- a CDS encoding glycosyl transferase, which translates to MLHRSIELRAGPAAPQKVCFFFNAQLHHVFHAMPLALEMSRDPRFAVEIVAMTEDHVALAKDIAARHGAGNLDILRVGSPLLSAITSLTGGATPPKLPALAAARSLLSGYDAIVVPERTSLLLRFAGLHRTAFIHTCHGAGDRAVGYDRRIRQFDFVLLAGEKQRRRMLEKRLIREGHYAIVGYSKFDLTERRLPDRLFPEERPIVLYNPHFSKRLSSWPEMGLDVIRQFARDDRFNLIVAPHIRLYDNRRRRARVERQLAEYGSLPNIHIDLGSPASVDMRYTRAASVYLGDVSSQVYEFVVRPRPCLFLDAHDAQWEGNPNYRHWQYGPVHCSSNGIVDKVATAITDHDVYAPAQRQGVAETFDREAGRSSARAAAAVGDFLTRRQAARSGERLPEPGRSSRDVFVYE; encoded by the coding sequence ATGCTCCACCGATCGATCGAGCTTCGCGCCGGTCCGGCAGCGCCGCAAAAGGTCTGCTTCTTTTTCAACGCGCAGTTGCACCACGTTTTTCACGCCATGCCGCTGGCTCTCGAGATGTCGCGTGATCCGCGTTTCGCGGTCGAGATTGTCGCGATGACGGAGGATCACGTCGCGCTGGCAAAGGATATCGCCGCGCGCCACGGGGCCGGAAACCTCGATATCCTGCGCGTCGGCAGTCCGTTGCTGTCGGCGATCACCAGTCTGACCGGAGGCGCCACGCCGCCCAAGTTGCCGGCTTTGGCGGCCGCGCGGTCGCTGCTGTCGGGCTACGATGCGATCGTGGTGCCTGAACGGACCTCACTGTTGCTGCGCTTTGCGGGCCTGCACCGCACGGCGTTCATCCACACCTGCCACGGCGCCGGCGACCGCGCGGTCGGCTATGACCGCCGCATTCGCCAGTTCGATTTCGTGCTGCTGGCCGGCGAGAAACAGCGGCGGCGCATGCTGGAAAAGCGCCTGATCCGCGAAGGGCATTACGCGATCGTCGGTTACAGCAAGTTCGACCTGACAGAACGCCGCCTGCCCGACCGGCTGTTTCCCGAAGAACGGCCGATCGTGCTCTACAACCCGCATTTCTCGAAACGGCTCTCGTCGTGGCCGGAGATGGGGCTCGACGTGATCCGCCAGTTCGCCCGGGATGACCGCTTTAACCTGATCGTGGCGCCCCATATCCGCCTGTACGACAACCGCCGCCGCCGAGCGCGGGTGGAGCGGCAGCTTGCCGAATATGGCAGTTTGCCGAACATTCACATCGATCTGGGCAGCCCGGCGAGCGTGGACATGCGCTATACCCGTGCGGCCTCGGTCTACCTTGGCGATGTCAGCAGCCAGGTCTATGAATTCGTGGTGCGCCCGCGCCCCTGCCTGTTCCTCGACGCTCACGATGCGCAGTGGGAGGGCAACCCCAACTACCGCCACTGGCAGTATGGCCCGGTTCACTGCAGCAGCAATGGGATCGTCGACAAGGTGGCGACTGCCATCACCGATCACGATGTCTACGCCCCTGCCCAGCGCCAGGGTGTGGCTGAAACCTTCGACCGCGAGGCGGGACGTTCCTCGGCGCGCGCCGCTGCGGCGGTGGGGGATTTCCTCACCCGGCGTCAGGCCGCGCGGAGCGGCGAACGCCTGCCGGAACCGGGACGCTCCAGCCGCGATGTCTTCGTTTATGAATGA
- a CDS encoding glycosyltransferase family 4 protein — protein sequence MQTYVAQVAQGYARAGREVTVFAKSSAGPRRVADGHVTLIDVGPASQLRVYARLAIAMARAWAGGERPDAIHACTWRAAIPALPFPRPLIVTVHGREIGRPGGAAFRLMRAVLSRAARVVAVSDATRALMLSRLPMLADRCVAAWNGVVVPPPRAETGNAAVHIITVCRLVARKNVAAAVRAVSDCRAGGIAIDYAVIGRGEDEPAVREAVADGAVIAGPGGLAMTGYVSDEELAQRYRSADIFLHPQIALEGGAEMEGFGLSVADAMAQGIPCIVGREGGPAELVRDGVDGLVIDGRAPAEIRAAVALLARDPVYRRKLGENARAFAVQNFCWDRHCRLALEGVVPQAQDVALPVREAATA from the coding sequence GTGCAGACTTACGTTGCGCAAGTGGCGCAGGGTTACGCGCGGGCCGGCCGCGAGGTCACCGTCTTCGCCAAATCCTCGGCAGGGCCGCGCCGCGTGGCCGACGGGCATGTCACCCTGATCGACGTCGGGCCGGCTTCGCAGCTGCGCGTCTATGCACGGCTGGCCATTGCCATGGCGCGGGCATGGGCGGGTGGTGAGCGGCCCGATGCGATCCATGCCTGCACCTGGCGCGCGGCGATTCCGGCATTGCCGTTTCCCCGTCCGCTGATCGTGACCGTCCACGGCCGCGAGATCGGACGGCCCGGCGGCGCGGCTTTCCGCCTGATGCGCGCGGTACTTTCGCGTGCAGCGCGCGTGGTGGCGGTCAGCGATGCGACGCGGGCCCTGATGCTTTCACGTCTGCCCATGTTGGCCGATCGCTGCGTGGCCGCATGGAACGGCGTGGTGGTTCCGCCGCCGCGCGCGGAGACCGGCAATGCCGCGGTGCATATCATTACCGTATGCCGCCTGGTGGCGCGCAAGAACGTCGCTGCTGCCGTGCGTGCGGTGTCGGATTGCCGCGCCGGGGGCATCGCCATCGACTATGCCGTGATCGGCCGGGGCGAGGACGAACCGGCCGTGCGCGAGGCCGTTGCGGACGGCGCCGTCATAGCCGGGCCCGGCGGCCTTGCCATGACCGGCTACGTCAGCGACGAGGAACTCGCGCAGCGCTACCGCAGCGCCGACATCTTCCTTCACCCGCAGATCGCGCTGGAGGGCGGCGCCGAAATGGAAGGCTTCGGCCTCAGCGTGGCGGATGCGATGGCGCAGGGCATTCCCTGCATCGTCGGGCGCGAGGGCGGGCCGGCCGAACTGGTCCGCGACGGTGTCGACGGATTGGTCATCGATGGCCGTGCTCCGGCGGAAATCCGCGCGGCTGTGGCGCTTCTTGCCCGCGATCCCGTCTATCGCCGCAAGCTGGGCGAGAACGCGCGGGCTTTTGCCGTTCAGAACTTCTGCTGGGACCGGCACTGCCGTCTGGCGCTTGAAGGCGTAGTGCCGCAGGCTCAGGACGTTGCTCTTCCTGTTCGGGAAGCGGCGACGGCCTGA
- a CDS encoding alpha-hydroxy acid oxidase — MSEGPPPPLTAIPASLRSLADYEARAPQHMMAQVWQHIREGAGREVTLRENRAAFDRIGLLPRAMAELDGDTRIDLFGRSHASPILLAPLAYMRLAHPEGELAAVRAAAALDAGMVVSTLASASLEDIASAGRALSQELGRQPAPLWFQLYLQPEREHSLQLLRRAEDAGYEAIVLTIDAGLKPAGITLPPGVDAVNLAGMPRPRQTSVPGGRILLGTPLTDAAPKWADLAWLRAATTLPILVKGLVLGGDARRTVDEGADGLIVSNHGGRVLDGLPSALDLLPAVVETTRGQVPLLLDGGVRQGTDVVKALALGAKAVLVGRPQMHALAVAGMPGLAHVIHLLRTELEAAMAQLGCPRVDLLGRERLVTLGA, encoded by the coding sequence GTGAGCGAAGGGCCGCCGCCGCCGCTGACCGCGATCCCCGCCAGCCTGCGCAGCCTGGCCGACTACGAGGCCCGCGCCCCGCAGCACATGATGGCTCAGGTTTGGCAGCACATCCGCGAAGGTGCAGGCCGCGAGGTCACCTTGCGCGAAAACCGCGCCGCCTTCGACCGCATCGGCCTGCTGCCACGCGCCATGGCCGAGCTGGACGGCGACACCCGCATCGACCTTTTCGGCCGCTCCCACGCCTCGCCCATCCTGCTTGCGCCGCTGGCCTACATGCGCCTTGCCCACCCGGAGGGCGAACTGGCCGCCGTGCGCGCCGCAGCCGCGCTCGACGCCGGGATGGTGGTCAGCACGCTCGCCAGCGCATCGCTGGAGGATATCGCCAGCGCCGGCCGCGCGCTTTCGCAGGAACTCGGCAGGCAGCCGGCTCCGCTATGGTTCCAGCTCTACCTCCAGCCGGAGCGGGAACACAGCCTGCAACTTCTGCGCCGCGCCGAAGACGCCGGCTACGAGGCCATCGTGCTGACCATCGATGCCGGGCTGAAGCCTGCGGGCATCACCCTGCCGCCGGGAGTGGACGCCGTGAACCTCGCCGGAATGCCGCGCCCGCGTCAGACTTCGGTCCCCGGTGGACGTATCCTTTTGGGCACGCCGCTTACAGACGCCGCGCCAAAGTGGGCCGACCTCGCCTGGCTGCGCGCTGCCACGACCTTGCCGATCCTCGTCAAAGGCCTGGTGCTGGGGGGCGACGCCCGCCGAACCGTGGACGAAGGCGCGGACGGCCTGATCGTTTCAAACCACGGCGGCCGCGTGCTGGACGGTCTGCCCAGCGCGCTGGACCTGCTTCCGGCAGTGGTGGAAACGACGCGGGGACAAGTGCCGCTGCTGCTCGACGGCGGCGTCCGGCAAGGCACCGACGTGGTCAAGGCGCTGGCGCTGGGCGCCAAAGCCGTGCTGGTGGGCCGACCCCAGATGCACGCGCTGGCGGTAGCGGGAATGCCCGGCCTCGCCCATGTGATCCACCTGCTGCGAACCGAGCTGGAGGCGGCGATGGCACAGCTTGGCTGTCCCCGCGTGGACCTGCTGGGCCGCGAGCGTCTGGTAACGCTGGGCGCCTAG
- a CDS encoding Fe2+-dependent dioxygenase, translated as MVIEIPELFDASEVREIRNALESADWSDGRATAGHRAARVKENEQLALDHPLARQLADRVLARLAQTPLFIAAALPARVLQPRFSRYDGRGHYGNHVDNAIFPIPGTGDHLRSDVSSTLFLSDPEDYDGGELVIEDMFGTHTAKLPAGHLIVYPGSSLHRVMPVTRGTRFVSFFWAQSFVASPEKRRLMFELDGAIQSVAADHPDHASVDTLTQVYHNLLRQWSAT; from the coding sequence ATGGTTATCGAAATTCCCGAGCTTTTCGACGCATCCGAAGTGCGCGAAATCCGCAATGCCCTCGAAAGCGCGGACTGGTCCGACGGCCGCGCCACCGCCGGTCACCGGGCCGCCCGCGTCAAGGAGAACGAGCAGCTCGCGCTCGATCATCCGCTGGCGCGGCAACTGGCCGACCGCGTCCTTGCCCGGCTTGCCCAGACACCGCTGTTCATTGCCGCCGCCCTGCCCGCGCGCGTGCTGCAACCGCGCTTCTCCCGCTATGACGGACGCGGCCACTACGGCAACCATGTCGACAATGCGATCTTCCCCATTCCCGGCACGGGCGACCACTTGCGTTCCGACGTGTCGAGCACCCTGTTCCTCAGCGATCCGGAGGACTACGACGGCGGCGAACTCGTGATCGAGGACATGTTTGGCACCCACACCGCCAAGCTGCCGGCCGGGCACCTGATCGTCTATCCCGGCTCCAGCCTCCACCGGGTGATGCCGGTGACGCGGGGCACGCGCTTCGTTTCGTTCTTCTGGGCACAGAGCTTCGTCGCTTCGCCCGAGAAGCGGCGGCTGATGTTCGAACTGGACGGCGCGATCCAGTCTGTCGCCGCCGACCATCCGGACCATGCCTCGGTCGACACTCTGACGCAGGTCTACCACAACCTCCTGCGCCAGTGGTCCGCCACGTGA